Genomic segment of Molothrus aeneus isolate 106 chromosome 3, BPBGC_Maene_1.0, whole genome shotgun sequence:
GCTTAAGGAATCATATTTCTTGACTCAGATGACTGATCAGCTATGTTCTTCTTTGTAAGGGTGCTTTTAGCATTCTGTTTATGTCCCAAAATACTTTTTGAAAGGCAGCCTCTAACATAGGGACCAAGTCATTATTCCTACAGGACAGCAGGACTGCAAATGCCAACCCAAGCTCAGCTTTGTTTCCACAGGCCAGGTGAAGGGCACAGCCATGCAATTTGGTTTGGAGGAAACATGATTATCATGTCCAGGAAGACAGAAGCTGAAGCCAGCACAGTGGGTAGCTGCCTTGGGAGGCAGGAATGCTGCAGAGCAACAGGTAAACTCAGAAATCTGGAACTCTGTTTTCATAGGGATCATAAAACAACAACTTTGTAGGCAACCTAAGATGCTAAAGACTTTCAAGATGATCTGAAGACAAAGGCCTCTATTGCCATAGGATGGAAGGCAATGGTCACAAAGTGAAGCAAAGGAGTGAGAGACGTGGGAGACGGCCActgggtgcagctgtaggggcTGATCTCTGGGGCCGTTCCGGTcccatccagctgctctggacccctgcccatcccagccttTACGAGGACAAAAGTAAAAGACTCGAGGCTCTCTTCTCCTTGGGATCAAAGTCCTACTTTATTCCTTGATAGGTGTCACCTGGAAATCCAGGGAACATCcctgggggaaaagaggaggaatgCTCGATAGTGGGAGATTTTGAACCAGTGAATGGAGGGTGGAGGAAAAGAACCACAGGCAGTGGGATACAAgtgaggagggggagaggggaggaggagaccAGGGAGAAACCACTACTACTGGGGCTtaggggggaaaggggagaaggAGACAGACCATGTGATCAGTGCAATTTACCAGAcacccagtgcaaaacaacaactaaatcaactatttagtgcaatacaacaagGGAGAGTCAACCATCTGAACTTCAAGAAAGGCTCTTTGACTGTGtgggttgtccagagaagctgtacattctccatccttggagatacgCAAAACCCAGCTGGACATGGTTCTGGGTAACTGGCTGGAGGGGGCCTTGCTTGAATGGGGGAGGTGGAGTAGATAATCTTGAGAGGTCCCTTCTGAGcccttctgtgattcagtgGAGGTGGAAGCAACTGGGTGGATGATATCGCCTAATACTGCAGTATGCACTTCTGAGAGTGTACAATCCAGTCtaagacattttctttttaaggcaCTAAAGAATTCTTAGGTGATCTCAGACAAGCAATTCGAATTCTAATTTTAATTctgatgatgattattattattcctgCTGTTATTATCTAAAAGTGAAGGAAACTTACCCTTCTGTAACTTTGTCAgatcctcctttttttccaagtaCGATTCTTCAAActgcaggaagaagaaaagttcTGTTGTCATTCCATGATTTAGATTCTCCAAATTTAGGTAAAGAAGGCCTAAGGAGATGTGTTTTGagcaattttatatttttataacatAAATCGTATTTTAAAGCTGTCAGGCACCATGGCCAGCACTGTGACAGAAACCCATGGGTGATCTTGAAACACACAGACTCCCATACACCATCTCTGGTTTAGTATCAGAATCTgtcagaggtaaaaaaaaacaaaactgctgTAGTTTTGGACATTGGACATTGGAATTGTAATGAAGGTACTCAGAATTGCAGGTGCTTGACCTCTGTGATTAATCAGAAGATTAAGAAGCCAGGTTCTGCTGCTGGGgttttaaatttcttctctctctAGCTACAGGGGAGGAGCATTTGTGGTGCTACCTGCAGGCTTTGCACACGATGCATGCAAGTGAGACAGGAACTTGCCCCCTGCTTAGGGCAAGCTCGTGGTCCCTGTTGGCCTGCTCAGCAATGCACTGAAGGCAGAGCTTGAAGCTGCTGCTCAGTCACGCTTTCAGAAGGAACAGGAGAAGCACATATTTGTCACAGGGTCTCAGCACAAAAGACCAGAAGCAAACCTcaaccccagctgctgccaggagccacCGAATTGGTTCCATGCGGCCACGTCCATTGAAGTAGTGCAGCCTGGGTTTTCCAGACATGTTTCCACGTGCCTGATTCCCTGGTATCTGCAATGAAGAAAGAAGGTTTGCACAATAAACATTCATAATCCCGGATTCAACTCCCTAATTCGATTTCAAAGTTGTCTTTTTTGAAACCAATGATTTATCGTCCAAGACTTTACTTAATCAACAGTGGAGGTAAAAGGTAGAATTTATTGAGAGACTGCCAGGTATCATTCTGCCTTCAGATATTACTTACACATGCAGAATATTTAAGGAGAACTCTGTACTTAGAGCAATTGGCGCAGACAGAGAAGCAGTCAATCAGAACAATTTTCATTCAAAGTGTTCTGTTCTGACCAGAAAGCTGCATGTGCTCTTCGTGTATTTTGGCATTATCTCAGAACTCAGTTACTGTTTAATCAGATACATGCTATAAACTCAGCAATTGCTCTGCTTTCTCCAGCAGCCATTATGCTCCATTATAACCAGCcaggaaggaattctttccATCAGTCAATCCTTTTACAACACTCCATActtctgaaatgtctttagACAAAACCTCCAAAACATGGAAGTTAATTTTGCCCCTGGTATCATCAGATTTGCCTTtaccacaggcacagccacagggctATGCTTGCTTGGTCCAGTTCCAACTCTGCTGAAATTTCAAGCAACAACAATTTCTAGGCAGAAACTTAAAGCAACAACAGTTTCTAGGCTGACTGTCACCCACCCCACTCAGAACCATGTGTGCACATCAGCCACAAAGACACCCAAACGGTGCCCAGCCTAGACCAGCCTCACAGCTATTGACACCCTGTAGCAACAAAGCTGAAGCTTTatcagcagcaaaaggaaaacagccaAACCACCACCATAATCCCCGTGTAAATAACATATCAGCTTCTCTAGAGTAGGAAGGAGAAGGTGAGAGGAAACATTTCCCACTTGTTGTATCTGCACTTCTTTTTCTAATTCTGTGCACCTCAAAAGCAGCTGATTAAGAATTAACATTTGGTACACATAACCATGTTAGTAAAGAAAGTAGATACACACATTCAATCTATAAATTCACATACAACAACTCCCTGCATGTCCAAAATAAAAGAACCCACTTACATTGTGCAGTCAAACTCACTCTAAGCTCTCAGCCGTTCTGCCTTGAGATTATATAACTCTAGAGCCCCTCCCACACCAAGTATTGCAAACAATTCTCTGCAAATGAGAAACCTCTTTCTCTTAAGCAAATAAACCCCATGATCTCTGTTTAGTTACTTCTCACCTACAGAGAATAAATCCCTGAGTAATGATGACAATGCAGAAATGTAAGATACATGATCATTGGAAATATCTGTGTCAGCACAGAATGGTAATATGCCTCCTATTTGccagttaaaaataattatagtgTCTGAAAAGCtcattcagattaaaaaaatactgctaTGCCAATCACCTTTTATTCTAATATTTTCTGGGTGTTTACTTTTTACACATTGCCACTTTACATAAATCACATCAACTAATTCACCTCAAATCTGACAGAAGCTTCTATGCCTTGCTAAGTGTATATTCCTTCAGGACATTTCTGCTCAATTCCATCAATGGACATTGGGGTGGGTTTTGACAATTTTGGTCAAAAACATTTCCCTGAATTTGACTCAGTGTAAATACACACCAAAGAGAACTGTGAGAGACAATGAATGAAGTGTGGTATCAGAAGGCAAACTGCCCTCTGCACTCCTGACTGTTTTCTTTTGCCAACTGTATTGATTTCAAAATGTCATTACAGAATAATCTTCCATGTACCATCCTGCCTATCGTGGTTAATATTGATATTGTGAGGCAGTACCTGCGGTCAAGGTCAACATACACATGCAAAATTTGGCAGAATTACCCTGAACATAGCAGTGAGATGGAATATTCTTCTTATGTTACACAAGGAGGTTGTATAACTTGCAGTGTGTCACACAATACAATCGGTTTGTTACAATAGGAGGGGCTTTCTCCCTCAGGTCCTTCCTGGACACAAGCTGCAAGTCTGAATGCTTCAGTGAGGCAGGAGAGAAACAGCTCCTGCAACAACTCTCTGTATCTTTCAGCATGATTTGCTGCTGAAAAACAtgggtttatttccttttttgatgACAAAAACTGGTTCCAGCTGCATGACGTCTCCTATGAAGAACCTCTTGGCTTTAGCAAGAGCTACAGAGCCCTGAGTTTGCCCAGCTGAAAACTGCCAGTGCTCTAGTTGTAGCTGGATTTAGGGCACTGACTCTTTCATTTACAAACTTGCTTGATTTGGTGTTTAAGtagtatcacagaatcatagaatggtttggggtagaaggcaccttaaagatcatctagttccaaccctccCGCCCTGGGCAGGAACACATTTCACTGcataaatgcacatttttatcAAAGTTCCACAGTCTTGCTAACCTTAGTAGTGGAGCTTGATCAAAGCGATTAGAATGAACAACTGCAGTACAACTTGTATTAAACTTGGTTTCATATTCAGTGACATAAGTCAACATGGATTCCTGCATTCCAGGGTCTCACTAAGACCTGACACCATCCTGGCTCCTCCTTTCTCAGTAAGTTTTAAGCTGGTGCCCAGCATTTGTTTCTCAGAGTCTGCAAAGGGCTTTTAGCTGCTGCAATAGACCCTCTGATAAAGGAAACATGGGTGAAGCTGCAGTACAAGACTTCAAGTGTCTAGTGGCAGAGGTGCAGTAGGAGCTCTGGTCCAAGGATATTCCAAGTTAAGCTCAGAGGAAAGCTGAATCCAAACTTTCAGCCTCAGCTAACCAGAACATGCAGACTTTTCCTGGCATTTcgcagaaaaaaatacatgacCTCTTACGTTGTGGGTGGTTGGTTGGAGGCAGACACAACACAGACTCACCAAGCAGTCCTCAACAAGCCACGTGTTTTATTGTTCAGAGTTTCTTCTATAGGCAGCTCTAAACTACCAGGTCTCAGCTTCTGTTTGGTCTGGGTCTTAACACAGCCCAATACTCTTACCAGTAATGTCTCTGCATTTATGGTTGAAAGGGATTGGTTGGGGTGCTGTGTTTGAGTTCAAATCTATCCTATTACTCTTCACCTACGGAGTTATTTATCAAACTAGAAGAGCCAAAATAGGTTTCATATCATAGCCAGATTTATTTGTCCAGCTACAGATTAGCTGAATTGTGACAAAGACCTACTCTTTGAGATAATCACTCTTAATTTTCCAACAATTCTTGGGAATGccagaaaaacagaagcagaCAGATCTTAGGCATAGAAGTAGAAGCAAGAAATCAATGAACAGCCAGGTTTTGAGTATCAAAAGTAAGAATTTATTTCAAGTATTCTCTTTAGTTTTTTAAGGCATCGAGTGTTGTCCAATATACCCCCTATTTAGTGAAATGTTTCCTTTGCTGGTACAATCATGTAGCTTTACATTGAAGTGTCTGCAGTAGGCTAAAATCAGTCCTGTAGCTAAGGAAAGAGAGATCAACCCCCTTTTTTTTCACTCATTCCATTAATTTCACTTTGCCACTAACAGGAAATACAATGAAATACCCATACAGGTGGTATGGGTTTAGACAGCTGCTCAAGAGCGGAATATTTTCATTGCTCTGGCGACATCTTCCTCTGTTGTTCGTGGtttcctctggctgccaggctgcaggaattTCTTTATTGTAGGGATATTGCTAATTCTTGCTTTGAAACtctacaaaacaaaatcaaaacagcgCCGCGTTTAAGAATCATTGCAGCTGTCAGACATTTCAATGTTATCCGTGCTCTGAAAGTCACATTACAGCTTGATGGTGCAAAAGAAACTATATGCTTCCCTCTCTTATGCTTTTGGGGTTGTAATGACAAAATGTGGCAATAACATTGAGTATGTGAGGCCAGTTAAATTGTTAGGGCATTTGATGATAACATATATTTATACTATTATATAATTTTTAGGGCAATTGATCATTTTGCATGTTACTTCTGACCCACTCACTGTCCCATATTTCTCAGCCACTTTAAATCAGTGCTGTTTCCAATTCATTGTACATTCAAATTGCCCATTCATTTACCTGCAGGAGAGGAAATTTGGCAAGTGTATCAGGTTTGCACTCCTCTGCCATTAAAATGACTTCAAGTAATTGAAcatctgccctgctcagctggcTGCCAACCAGAAAGTCCTTTCCATGGTCTTTCAAAACCTAAAAACAGAGAACAGAAGTAGATGATGTCTTTTATCAGTTCTTTTCTCATAAATAATGTAATATCTTCAAAGCAGGGTCACAGATTGCATGGAGTTCTCTGCGAAAGAAGGAAATGCAGTTCAAACACCTGTAGTACAAACAATGATCTGAAGGCACTGCCATCCTAGGCATCATCTATCAGCTCTTTCACTTCTACATTCCTGTCTGGCAGCTCAGTTGTGCTCAACTTGCCTTGGCTGCTGTAGCTGCACTGAAGGCTGAGCTGTATGACATACGGGAGGAACTGCAATGCTTTTACACAGCATGTATGGTACACAGCATCTATGGGCCACCTACAATACAGGGAGAACTTGATGTCAAAGCTGGTGCTGTAGTGTCTTTTGTCTGAAACAACAGACACTCTGAAACACGGACATTTGGGGagctctgggtgtgctgggTTTTTGCAGCTGTACATCTCTCCCAGATTTGAAGTGCCTTCTGTCCCCTCTGTAGTATCCTGTCTCCACCTTAATCCCAGCACCACTAAAATCCAGAACATAGATATTCCAGTGGTAgcttctcttctgttttcctccATGAAACTTGTGTGCTTCCAGGATGGAGGTTCAAGGTAACAGCATCAATTGAGCTCCAACTCTTTGCCACATACCTTCTCAAAGACTGGGAAGTATCTGTTTTCAGCCTTGTCCATCATATTTGCAAAATGTTCCTGCTTTTTGTCGGCTGGTTGGATAACATACATGATGAGTAACTCATTCAGATCGAACATTCCTTCCACGTACATATCGATTCTGAAAGGAAGAGATCCACTTGGTCAGGTCACACACAGTAGGTCTGAACAGCACAATAACTCCTGGCACAACCTCACTGAGATGCTGGGAAATCCCTGCCCCTTCtatcccacacacacacaccaataCCCTGGCAAAGTTCCCCCTGGAATGCAGTTGCACTGGGgccaggcaggagggggagCTTGGGCCAAAGGCAAATGCAAAATTCCTAGGGATACCTAAAGACTGTAGGACTCCAACTTCTTACTGGGATTGATTCTTGTCTGGAATATGAGTTTTTGAACCTGATTACAAAACTGTCATGTGTGCCATCCAGACTTGTGTTAAAAATCCAATCAGCCTAAGTTTAACAGCAGGTCCATACCATTTCGAGCAAATATCTTGATGCATGTGTTTACCAGGGCTTAGTAATTTGAAGCATTCAGAAATACCTCAGGTCAAAACATGTGCCCCAGGAGTCCTGTCGTCTAACAACCTGTAATTAAATCTGTACTAATTCCTGGTTAGTAGTGAGAGAAGGGTTTTGGTTCCCTTAAAAGACATTTCCCTGAATGTGATGAGGAGGAAATGATACTGCTGAcaactgcagaagaaaatgaaatgcagcaTCAGAAGGACAGTCTGCCCCCCTGACTGCTTTCTTCTGGTAAGTGCATTGACCTCTGACTGATGATTCCTGGGCTCGCTTGCCCTATGGAATCCAGCTGGCTCTCTCTGCTGTAGACAtcagctgcagccacagtgaTCTCGTGCAGTGCTGCCCTCTCCCACTGAATCGAGCTGTGAGCTGCACACCCTTGTGTTTCCCTGAGCTACAGGGGGAGCTGGGGTCTAACAAGCAAAGGTGGTACTGTTACAGTACAGGGCTCTCTCCTTCATGTCCTTCCCGTAGAGGTTGTACTTGGTCGCTATGTAGTTGGCAATGGCTCTGGTCTGCACCAGCTTCATCCCGTCGATCTCTACCATTGGCACTTGCTGAAAGAGCAGGGATCCATCTAGGCCAAAGGGAATAACACAAGGAGAAGTTCAGTCCCTCAATGAGAACCACCAGCATGTGTTAGGCAAAGTAACCACAtggattactttttttttagaatCTGAATCAATCTGGCTGGATAAAAAATcccaagatcatcaaatccaattGTAAAATCAACAATGCCTAATTCCACCACTAAACCCTCTCCCCAAGTGCACCTCTACATGcagtgactcaaccacttccttgggcagcctgttccaatgcttgacaacccttttggTAGCAACCTTCCTCATTCTTACAGGCAGGTGTGGAAAATGCTCACCATGCAGCAGCCTCTTCTTAGTGACATGATAACAACTTAATACAATAGCAATGAAGTTGTGGAAATTTCAGATTGAGGAAAGAGTCAAATGCAGAACTGGCAGCAGTCACACGCTGAAAAATGCATGCACTGCATGGCTCTAACACAGGTGATTTTCATGCAGGTTCATAGAGATGAGAAGGACTGAAAGATCGGGTCCAGCCAGTTTCTGTCGTGCTCTGCTAAATACATCTGGACTTTCTAAAGCACTGGCCAACATATAATGTGAATAATAATGAATATATAAACACTAGTgaatagaaaagcaaagaagatCTTTGTGACAACATTTTGATATTAGAAATGCCATCTCATCTCTCTAGGCATGAAGTGGGAACAATGAGTGAGTTCCATGAGATTCCTGCAAGACCCAAATATCACTTGGAGTGAGGCTGCAGCCATGAAATTCTTCAGCTAGCACACAGAAGTCTTATCTTAGCCTGAAAGAAGTAAAAACACTTCTCCAGAAAGAGAGGTATCAGATCAGAGAGTCAGCAAGAGTTTTTGCTTAAGGAATCATATTTCTTGACTCAGATGACTGATCAGCTATGTCCCTCTTTGTAAGGGTACTTTTAGCTTTCTGTTTATGTCCCAAAATACTTTTTGAAAGGCAGCCTCTAACATAGGGACCAAGTCATTATTCCTACAGGACAGCAGGACTGCAAATGCTAACCCAAGCTCCGGTTGCTTTTCACAGGCCAGGTGAAGGGCACAGCCATGCAATTTGGTTTGGAGGAAACATGATTATCATGTCCAGGAACACAGAAGCTGAAGCCAGCACAGTGGGTTGCTGCCTTGGGAGGCAGGAATGCTGCAGAGCAACAGGTAAACTCAGAAATCTGGAACTCTGTTTTCATAGGGATCATAAAACAACAACTTTGTAGGCAACCTAAGATGCTAAAGACTTTCAAGATGATCTGAAGACAAAGGCCTCTATTGCCATAGGATGGAAGGCAATGGTCACAAAGTGAAGCAAAGGAGTGAGAGACGTGGGAGACGGCCActgggtgcagctgtaggggcTGATCTCTGGGGCCGTTCCGGTCCCATCCGGCTGCTCTGGacccctgcccatcccagccttTACGAGGACAAAAGTAAAAGACTCGAGGCTCTCTTCTCCTCGGGACCCAAGTCCTACTTTATTCCTTGATAGGTGTCACCTGGAAATCCAGGGAACATCcctgggggaaaagaggaggaatgCTCGATAGTGGGAGATTTTGAACCAGTGAATGGAGGGTGGAGGAAAAGAACCACAGGCAGTGGGATACAAgtgaggagggggagaggggaggaggagaccAGGGAGAAACCACTACTACTGG
This window contains:
- the LOC136554077 gene encoding glutathione S-transferase-like, with amino-acid sequence MSGKPRLHYFNGRGRMEPIRWLLAAAGVEFEESYLEKKEDLTKLQKDGSLLFQQVPMVEIDGMKLVQTRAIANYIATKYNLYGKDMKERALIDMYVEGMFDLNELLIMYVIQPADKKQEHFANMMDKAENRYFPVFEKVLKDHGKDFLVGSQLSRADVQLLEVILMAEECKPDTLAKFPLLQSFKARISNIPTIKKFLQPGSQRKPRTTEEDVARAMKIFRS